One Kitasatospora sp. NBC_01266 genomic window carries:
- a CDS encoding PadR family transcriptional regulator, whose protein sequence is MAADRRSNWLKGVLDLLVLACLTEGESYGYEIAKALAGAGLGEIKGGTLYPVLNRLEEAGLVVGEFRAAERGPGRRYYQLTAVGRRELAEQNRSWLEFHTAVKSMLSRATPGGAP, encoded by the coding sequence ATGGCCGCAGATCGCAGATCCAACTGGCTCAAGGGTGTCCTTGACCTGCTCGTGCTCGCCTGCCTCACCGAGGGCGAGAGCTACGGATACGAGATCGCCAAAGCCCTGGCCGGTGCCGGGCTCGGCGAGATCAAGGGCGGGACGCTCTACCCCGTGCTCAACCGGCTGGAGGAAGCCGGCCTGGTGGTCGGCGAGTTCCGGGCCGCCGAGCGCGGACCGGGGCGCCGCTACTACCAGCTCACCGCGGTGGGGCGCCGGGAGCTGGCGGAGCAGAACCGGTCGTGGCTGGAGTTCCACACCGCGGTGAAGTCCATGCTGAGCAGAGCCACTCCAGGGGGAGCACCATGA
- a CDS encoding N-acetylmuramic acid 6-phosphate etherase: MSLDFDDPSAALPPTERRNPASLALDRMDTTAILELINDQDATVPGAVRAALPQLAELVEAGLRTLRAGGRVHYYGAGTGGRIALGDAVELGPTYGVGEERFVAHLAGGHRTAAVAREGAEDESPDPADRPPPDERDLVIGITAGGGTPYVIAALRAARAAGASTALLSGNPQAPAAGFADLHVLLDTGPEVVTGSTRMKAGTAQKLALNAFSTALMVRSGRTWSNLMVTASAANTKLRERAVRNLMTACQVTRSQAERTLDACDGQTATALVVLAGGGTPERARTALERNHGQPWAAVRELTGGRQP; encoded by the coding sequence GTGTCCCTGGACTTCGACGACCCGTCAGCCGCGCTGCCGCCCACCGAGCGCCGCAACCCCGCGAGCCTGGCACTGGACCGGATGGACACCACCGCGATCCTGGAGCTGATCAACGATCAGGACGCCACCGTGCCGGGCGCGGTGCGGGCCGCGCTGCCGCAGCTCGCCGAGCTGGTCGAGGCGGGGCTGCGCACGCTGCGCGCCGGCGGCCGGGTGCACTACTACGGCGCCGGGACGGGCGGGCGGATCGCGCTCGGCGACGCCGTGGAACTGGGGCCGACCTACGGCGTGGGCGAGGAGCGGTTCGTCGCGCACCTGGCGGGCGGGCACCGCACGGCCGCCGTGGCCCGGGAGGGCGCCGAGGACGAGTCGCCCGACCCGGCCGACCGACCGCCCCCCGACGAGCGCGACCTGGTGATCGGCATCACCGCGGGCGGCGGCACCCCGTACGTGATCGCCGCACTGCGGGCGGCCCGCGCCGCGGGGGCGAGCACCGCGCTGCTGTCCGGCAACCCGCAGGCCCCGGCAGCCGGCTTCGCCGACCTGCACGTGCTGCTGGACACCGGGCCCGAGGTGGTCACCGGCTCGACCCGGATGAAGGCGGGCACCGCCCAGAAGCTCGCGCTCAACGCCTTCTCGACCGCCCTGATGGTGCGCAGCGGGCGGACCTGGTCGAACCTGATGGTCACCGCCTCGGCGGCCAACACCAAGCTGCGCGAGCGGGCGGTCCGCAACCTGATGACGGCCTGCCAGGTGACCCGGAGCCAGGCCGAGCGGACGCTCGACGCCTGCGACGGGCAGACCGCGACGGCGCTGGTGGTGCTGGCCGGCGGCGGCACCCCGGAGCGGGCCCGGACGGCGCTGGAGCGCAACCACGGGCAGCCGTGGGCGGCGGTGCGGGAGCTGACCGGCGGCCGGCAGCCGTGA
- a CDS encoding N-acetylglucosamine kinase produces MNPLFLGLDAGGSWTRAVVLDAAGQELGRATTAGANPTARGVAAAVDSLASAALPALRGLAADAVAGCVVGLAGLRTLADRAAFAERCRTAFAIEARVRLLPDAVTAFAAGTEQRAGTVLIAGTGASCCQVSECRVVRAGGGLGWLLGDEGSGFWLGREALRHAHAEPGGPLGAAVLRHCGAAGPDELLPWAYDGPPRRLAELAPLVSAAAEAGDRAALAIAEAAAGHLARLVRATASATGPLVLAGSVAASPGPVRERLLALLGGPVAIAGDPALAAARLALRAGSAHPPYRPWDG; encoded by the coding sequence GTGAATCCGCTCTTCCTCGGGCTGGACGCCGGCGGCAGCTGGACCCGCGCCGTGGTGCTGGACGCCGCCGGGCAGGAGCTGGGCCGGGCCACCACCGCCGGGGCGAACCCCACCGCCCGGGGCGTGGCGGCGGCGGTCGACTCGCTCGCCTCGGCGGCGCTGCCGGCGCTGCGCGGGCTGGCGGCGGACGCGGTGGCCGGCTGCGTGGTCGGCCTGGCGGGCCTGCGGACGCTGGCCGACCGGGCGGCCTTCGCCGAACGCTGCCGGACCGCGTTCGCGATCGAGGCGCGGGTGCGGCTGCTGCCGGACGCGGTGACCGCCTTCGCGGCCGGGACCGAGCAGCGCGCGGGCACCGTGCTGATCGCGGGGACCGGGGCCAGTTGCTGCCAGGTGAGCGAGTGCCGGGTGGTGCGCGCCGGCGGCGGTCTGGGCTGGCTGCTCGGCGACGAGGGCAGCGGCTTCTGGCTGGGCCGCGAGGCGCTGCGCCACGCGCACGCCGAACCGGGCGGGCCGCTGGGCGCGGCGGTGCTGCGGCACTGCGGTGCGGCGGGCCCGGACGAGTTGCTGCCCTGGGCCTACGACGGCCCGCCACGCCGGCTGGCCGAACTGGCCCCGCTGGTCAGCGCGGCCGCCGAGGCCGGGGACCGGGCCGCCCTGGCGATCGCCGAGGCGGCCGCCGGGCACCTGGCCCGGCTGGTCCGCGCGACGGCCTCGGCCACGGGGCCGCTGGTGCTGGCCGGTTCGGTGGCCGCCTCCCCCGGGCCGGTCCGCGAGCGGCTGCTGGCACTGCTCGGCGGGCCGGTGGCCATCGCCGGTGATCCGGCGCTCGCGGCTGCCCGGCTGGCGCTGCGGGCCGGATCCGCTCACCCGCCGTACCGGCCCTGGGACGGCTGA
- a CDS encoding TetR/AcrR family transcriptional regulator — protein MDLRPPAGAPGLGRRERNKQRVRERLYTAAVDLFVAKGYDHTSIEDIVELADVARGTFFNYFQRKEDLITAWNERRRNSLVVLLTESQYGSTSAVDQLNRCVTVLAQLNWAERELTVAMLTAWGKAGRPILQEPYLAQTFTRIVQAGVAQGELRPEPSPERVGNTLHDLYLGALYRWAGEPGPAAPEALTEELLGALRLLLDGIALPVER, from the coding sequence ATGGACCTGCGCCCGCCCGCCGGGGCCCCCGGCCTCGGCCGTCGCGAACGCAACAAGCAGCGGGTCCGCGAACGGCTCTACACGGCCGCGGTGGACCTCTTCGTCGCCAAGGGCTACGACCACACATCGATCGAGGACATCGTCGAACTCGCCGACGTGGCCCGCGGGACCTTCTTCAACTACTTCCAACGCAAGGAAGACCTGATCACCGCCTGGAACGAGCGGCGGCGCAACAGCCTGGTCGTGCTGCTGACCGAGAGCCAGTACGGCAGCACCAGCGCGGTCGACCAGCTGAACCGCTGCGTGACCGTACTCGCCCAGCTCAACTGGGCGGAGCGGGAGCTGACGGTGGCCATGCTGACCGCCTGGGGCAAGGCGGGGCGGCCGATCCTGCAGGAGCCGTACCTCGCGCAGACCTTCACCCGGATCGTCCAGGCCGGCGTCGCGCAGGGCGAGCTGCGCCCGGAGCCGTCGCCCGAGCGGGTCGGCAACACACTGCACGACCTCTACCTCGGCGCGCTCTACCGCTGGGCGGGCGAGCCCGGACCCGCCGCACCCGAGGCGCTGACCGAGGAGTTGCTGGGCGCGCTGCGACTGCTGCTGGACGGCATAGCGCTGCCCGTCGAGCGGTAG
- a CDS encoding MMPL family transporter, with the protein MSTPSPRPGGLQRLGQWCARHWAVVIIGWLVALGGLHGLQNSFGGTYSDDFSLPGVQSHTGQEVLAAHAPASGGFGSQIVLHDASGPLTADSGPIGQSVTALQKLPHVLSVVNPLPAPGAPPTGALSANQSIGYITVRFQENPTLYGTGYLTGVDDAVAPMRAAGLQVEYGGPLGELARPHTKDLTSEAVGFAVAVVVLLIGFGSLIAAGLPLLSALLAVIVGLSCLSLLAIAFTFASVSPTLATMIGLGVGIDYALFLITRHRQLLMDGLDPASAAGRSVSTSGRAVVVSGCTVVIALAGLSVSRVSFIAKLGAAAMITVATAVLGAITLVPALLGLIGRRIDRFSVRTPVAEVSAVPAERGAGFWHRYARRVERRPWWFLAGGLVVIGVLTIPLFSIRLGHIDDGADPTSFTDRRAFDLISEGFGPGANGPLTIVVDQSTVPADQRSTLLTNLQHALTDVPGAASISPLQSTSDGQVLIATAISTGAPQDAVTTNLFNHLKNTALPQGRAGTSATTYLTGTTAAQLDFLELVAKRLPGIIAVVVGLAFIIILTVFRGLLVAVKAAVLNLLSIGASYGVVVAVFQWGWGGPALGVNGTVPIESYVPMMMFAIVFGLSMDYEVFLLSRVHEEWHRLGDSRDAVAHGLEITARVITCAALIMVSVFAAFILSDNIVVKMLGLGLAVSVLVDATVVRLLLVPAVLTLLGDRAWWLPRWLDRVLPNLNVEGD; encoded by the coding sequence ATGTCCACGCCCTCCCCGAGGCCCGGCGGCCTCCAGCGGCTCGGCCAGTGGTGCGCGCGCCACTGGGCCGTGGTGATCATCGGCTGGCTGGTCGCCCTGGGCGGACTGCACGGGCTGCAGAACTCCTTCGGCGGCACCTACTCCGACGACTTCTCGCTGCCCGGCGTCCAGTCGCACACCGGCCAGGAGGTCCTCGCCGCGCACGCCCCGGCCTCCGGCGGCTTCGGCTCGCAGATCGTGCTGCACGACGCGAGCGGCCCGCTGACCGCCGACTCCGGGCCGATCGGCCAGAGCGTCACCGCCCTGCAGAAGCTGCCGCACGTCCTCTCCGTGGTGAACCCGCTGCCCGCTCCCGGCGCCCCGCCCACCGGCGCGCTCTCCGCCAACCAGAGCATCGGCTACATCACCGTCCGCTTCCAGGAGAACCCCACCCTCTACGGCACCGGCTACCTGACCGGCGTCGACGACGCGGTGGCGCCGATGCGGGCGGCCGGCCTCCAGGTCGAGTACGGCGGGCCGCTGGGTGAGCTGGCCCGGCCGCACACCAAGGACCTGACCAGCGAGGCGGTCGGCTTCGCGGTCGCCGTGGTGGTGCTGCTGATCGGCTTCGGCAGCCTGATCGCCGCCGGGCTGCCGCTGCTCAGCGCGCTGCTGGCGGTGATCGTCGGACTGAGCTGCCTGAGCCTGCTGGCGATCGCGTTCACCTTCGCGAGCGTCTCGCCGACCCTGGCGACCATGATCGGGCTGGGCGTGGGCATCGACTACGCGCTCTTCCTGATCACCCGTCACCGCCAGCTGCTGATGGACGGCCTCGACCCGGCGAGTGCCGCCGGACGCTCGGTGTCCACCAGCGGGCGGGCCGTGGTGGTCTCCGGCTGCACGGTGGTGATCGCGCTGGCCGGGCTCTCGGTCTCCCGGGTGAGCTTCATCGCCAAGCTGGGCGCGGCCGCGATGATCACCGTGGCCACCGCGGTGCTCGGCGCGATCACCCTGGTCCCCGCACTGCTCGGGCTGATCGGGCGGCGGATCGACCGGTTCAGCGTACGGACCCCGGTGGCGGAGGTCAGCGCGGTCCCCGCCGAGCGGGGCGCCGGCTTCTGGCACCGCTACGCCCGCCGGGTCGAGCGCCGCCCCTGGTGGTTCCTGGCCGGCGGCCTGGTGGTGATCGGGGTGCTGACGATCCCGCTCTTCTCGATCCGGCTCGGGCACATCGACGACGGCGCGGATCCGACCAGCTTCACCGACCGGCGCGCCTTCGACCTGATCTCCGAGGGCTTCGGTCCGGGCGCCAACGGGCCGCTGACCATCGTGGTCGACCAGAGCACGGTGCCCGCCGACCAGCGCTCGACGCTGCTGACCAACCTCCAGCACGCGCTCACCGACGTGCCGGGCGCGGCGAGCATCAGTCCGCTGCAGTCGACCTCCGACGGTCAGGTGCTGATCGCCACCGCGATCTCCACCGGCGCGCCGCAGGACGCCGTGACCACCAACCTCTTCAACCACCTGAAGAACACCGCGCTGCCGCAGGGCCGGGCCGGGACCAGCGCCACCACCTACCTGACCGGCACCACGGCCGCCCAGCTGGACTTCCTGGAGCTGGTCGCCAAACGGCTGCCGGGGATCATCGCGGTGGTGGTGGGGCTGGCCTTCATCATCATCCTGACCGTCTTCCGCGGTCTGCTGGTGGCGGTGAAGGCGGCCGTGCTCAACCTGCTCTCGATCGGCGCCTCGTACGGCGTGGTGGTCGCGGTCTTCCAGTGGGGCTGGGGCGGCCCGGCGCTCGGGGTGAACGGGACGGTGCCGATCGAGAGCTATGTGCCGATGATGATGTTCGCCATCGTCTTCGGCCTCTCGATGGACTACGAGGTCTTCCTGCTCTCCCGGGTGCACGAGGAGTGGCACCGGCTGGGCGACAGCCGGGACGCCGTCGCGCACGGCCTGGAGATCACCGCCCGGGTGATCACCTGCGCCGCGTTGATCATGGTCAGCGTCTTCGCGGCCTTCATCCTGAGCGACAACATCGTGGTGAAGATGCTGGGCCTGGGCCTGGCGGTCAGCGTCCTGGTGGACGCCACCGTGGTGCGGCTGCTGCTGGTCCCGGCGGTGCTCACGCTGCTGGGCGACCGCGCCTGGTGGCTGCCGCGCTGGCTGGACCGGGTGCTGCCGAACCTGAACGTCGAAGGGGACTGA
- a CDS encoding ATP-binding protein yields MLYGRAGEQAAIAGLLAGAVEGRSGALVLRGEPGIGKSALLEYAAERAGADFEVLRASGVESEADLPFAGLHLLLGPALPLLPGLPAPQRRALEAAFGLAEPGGPGDRLLGGLGTLGLLAELSATRPLLCLVDDAHWLDHSSAEALLLAARRLGREGVVLLFAARDGQDSFVAAGLPELRLAPLDPSAAAELLAAHSAPGGAGLRYRVLAEAQGNPLALTELPAALADGHPYRAGELPLTGRLGQAFQGQLERLPEPTRTLLLVAAAEQSGVLATVLRAAETLGVGTVHLSPAEQAGLLRRTPDGRYTLRHPLLRAAILHAAPLERTMAAHRALGAVLRANGELDSGSWQLALAATGPDAELAEALEGVARRAVARGGHAGAAAAYERAAQLAPDRGAVTRCLVLAAESALDAAEAERARGLAERGAELAEEPFTLAVLDWVRATAAFWRGGYPQAHRLLLGAAERGIEAPLAARLLLQAFHTAWYLGEEQVGAVLDRLAALELPAADPLAPLVEYLLASAGPAVGRSAPPARPVLEVVAAARAAGVDSPRELVQLCGATLIPGRDAETFALAEELIAEARSAGAVGLLPTLLFFRAEAELFHGRHRDAELAAAEGAALARDTAQPQWVGQLAALEAYLAALRGDGELVARRVGEALADEATAWGAPAAGSSWSQWALAVHDLGQGRVAEVVERLEPHTAGRYRHHVSAIRTVPDLVEAAVRLGRPERAEAAFARFASWSQRIGEPHWTRALVLRCQALLGPPELAESGYLAALELHAAADRPFELARTNLLFGEWLRRDRRKSEARSRLRAALEVFERLGAAPWAERARAELGAAGSAAPVAAPAGPLAGLTPQEEQIARLAAKGLSNREIAAQLFLSPRTVGHHLYKAYPKLGIASRAELAELV; encoded by the coding sequence ATGCTGTACGGGCGGGCGGGGGAGCAGGCCGCGATCGCGGGGCTGCTGGCAGGGGCGGTCGAGGGGCGCAGCGGGGCACTGGTGCTGCGCGGGGAGCCGGGGATCGGCAAGAGCGCGCTGCTGGAGTACGCGGCCGAGCGGGCGGGTGCCGACTTCGAGGTGCTCCGGGCGAGCGGGGTCGAGAGCGAGGCCGACCTGCCGTTCGCCGGGCTGCATCTGCTGCTCGGCCCCGCGCTGCCGCTGCTGCCCGGCCTGCCGGCGCCCCAACGCCGCGCCCTGGAGGCGGCGTTCGGGCTGGCCGAGCCGGGTGGCCCGGGTGACCGGCTGCTCGGCGGGCTGGGCACCCTCGGGCTGCTGGCCGAACTGTCCGCCACCCGGCCGCTGCTCTGCCTGGTGGACGACGCGCACTGGCTGGACCACTCCTCCGCCGAGGCGCTGCTGCTGGCCGCCCGGCGGCTCGGCCGCGAGGGTGTGGTGCTGCTCTTCGCGGCCCGCGACGGCCAGGACTCGTTCGTCGCCGCCGGGCTGCCCGAGCTGCGGCTGGCGCCACTGGATCCGTCGGCCGCAGCGGAGTTGCTCGCGGCGCACTCGGCGCCGGGCGGGGCCGGACTGCGCTACCGGGTGCTGGCCGAGGCGCAGGGCAACCCGCTGGCCCTGACCGAGCTGCCTGCCGCACTGGCCGACGGACACCCGTACCGCGCCGGCGAGTTGCCGCTCACCGGGCGCCTCGGCCAGGCCTTCCAGGGGCAGTTGGAGCGGCTGCCCGAGCCGACCCGGACGCTGCTGCTGGTGGCCGCCGCCGAGCAGAGCGGGGTGCTGGCGACCGTGCTGCGGGCGGCCGAGACGCTCGGCGTGGGCACCGTGCACCTGTCGCCCGCCGAGCAGGCCGGCCTGCTGCGGCGCACCCCGGACGGGCGGTACACGCTGCGCCATCCGCTGCTGCGGGCCGCGATCCTGCACGCTGCGCCGCTGGAGCGCACGATGGCCGCACATCGCGCGCTCGGCGCGGTGCTGCGGGCGAACGGTGAGCTGGACAGCGGGAGTTGGCAGCTGGCGCTGGCCGCCACCGGGCCGGACGCCGAACTGGCCGAGGCGCTGGAGGGCGTCGCCCGCCGGGCGGTGGCCCGTGGCGGCCACGCGGGCGCCGCCGCCGCCTACGAGCGGGCCGCCCAACTCGCCCCGGATCGAGGGGCGGTGACCCGCTGCCTGGTGCTGGCGGCCGAGTCGGCGCTGGACGCGGCGGAGGCCGAGCGGGCCAGGGGGCTCGCCGAGCGCGGAGCCGAGCTGGCCGAAGAGCCTTTCACGCTCGCCGTGCTGGACTGGGTGCGGGCCACCGCCGCGTTCTGGCGCGGCGGGTATCCGCAGGCGCACCGGCTGCTGCTGGGCGCGGCCGAGCGGGGGATCGAGGCGCCGCTGGCCGCCCGGCTGCTGCTGCAGGCCTTCCACACCGCCTGGTACCTGGGCGAGGAGCAGGTCGGTGCGGTGCTGGACCGGCTGGCGGCGCTCGAACTGCCCGCCGCGGATCCGCTCGCCCCGCTGGTGGAGTACCTGCTGGCGAGCGCCGGGCCCGCCGTCGGCCGCAGCGCGCCGCCGGCCCGCCCGGTGCTGGAGGTCGTCGCGGCGGCCCGGGCGGCCGGGGTGGACAGCCCGCGCGAGCTGGTGCAGCTCTGCGGAGCCACCCTGATCCCCGGGCGGGACGCCGAGACCTTCGCGCTGGCCGAGGAGTTGATCGCCGAGGCGCGGTCGGCCGGCGCGGTCGGCCTGCTGCCCACGCTGCTCTTCTTCCGGGCCGAGGCCGAGCTGTTCCACGGGCGCCACCGGGACGCCGAGCTGGCGGCGGCCGAGGGCGCGGCGCTGGCGCGGGACACCGCCCAGCCCCAGTGGGTCGGCCAACTGGCGGCCCTGGAGGCCTACCTGGCGGCGCTGCGGGGTGACGGCGAGCTGGTCGCGCGGCGGGTCGGTGAGGCCCTGGCGGACGAGGCCACCGCCTGGGGCGCTCCGGCGGCCGGCAGCTCCTGGAGCCAGTGGGCGCTGGCCGTGCACGACCTGGGACAGGGCCGGGTGGCCGAAGTGGTGGAGCGCCTGGAGCCGCACACCGCCGGCCGCTACCGCCACCACGTCTCGGCCATCCGCACCGTGCCCGACCTGGTGGAGGCGGCCGTCCGGCTGGGCCGGCCCGAGCGGGCCGAGGCCGCCTTCGCGCGGTTCGCGAGCTGGTCGCAGCGGATCGGCGAGCCGCACTGGACCCGGGCGCTGGTGCTGCGCTGCCAGGCGCTGCTCGGGCCGCCGGAACTCGCCGAGTCGGGCTACCTGGCGGCCCTGGAACTGCACGCCGCCGCCGACCGGCCGTTCGAACTCGCCCGCACCAATCTGCTGTTCGGCGAGTGGCTGCGCCGGGACCGGCGCAAGAGCGAGGCCCGGAGCAGGCTGCGCGCGGCGCTGGAGGTCTTCGAGCGGCTGGGCGCGGCGCCGTGGGCCGAACGGGCCCGCGCCGAGCTGGGCGCGGCCGGCTCGGCCGCCCCGGTGGCGGCCCCGGCCGGACCGCTGGCGGGGCTGACCCCGCAGGAGGAGCAGATCGCCCGGCTCGCGGCGAAGGGGCTGTCGAACCGGGAGATCGCCGCCCAGCTCTTCCTCAGCCCCCGCACCGTGGGCCACCACCTCTACAAGGCCTATCCGAAGCTCGGCATCGCCTCCCGGGCCGAGTTGGCCGAGCTGGTCTGA
- a CDS encoding nuclear transport factor 2 family protein, with protein MTNLQQLADQYLATWNESDPAARRKLIDTYWAADASYTDPLAEAVGRDAVDAVIGAVQSQFPGLVFSLGAGGVDAHHNLARFTWDLGPAGAEALVVGFDVLVATEDGLIGAVHGFLDKVPSA; from the coding sequence ATGACGAACCTTCAGCAGCTGGCCGACCAGTACCTCGCCACCTGGAACGAGAGCGACCCGGCCGCCCGCCGCAAGCTGATCGACACCTACTGGGCCGCCGACGCGAGCTACACCGACCCGCTGGCCGAGGCCGTCGGCCGCGACGCCGTGGACGCCGTCATCGGCGCCGTCCAGAGCCAGTTCCCCGGCCTGGTCTTCAGCCTGGGCGCGGGCGGCGTGGACGCCCACCACAACCTGGCCCGCTTCACCTGGGACCTCGGCCCGGCCGGCGCGGAGGCGCTGGTGGTCGGCTTCGACGTGCTGGTGGCCACCGAGGACGGCCTGATCGGCGCCGTGCACGGCTTCCTCGACAAGGTCCCGTCCGCCTGA
- a CDS encoding MFS transporter, translating to MTITLPSPRLVAEEQRPPRGLLTVLLTASFVTTLDFFVVNVAIPSLQARLHAGPAGIQWVVAGFGLALAAALVPAGRLGDRFGRRRIFALGLLLFTLSSAACGLAPSTGSLIAGRVVQGLSAALMGPQVLAILRHSYTGAAQAKAFGRYALSLGIGAVLGQLIGGLLIKADLFDLGWRTCFLVNVPVGLVTLAVVKRCVPESRAPLEVPAAGGRGGTGLDLAGSALVAAALTALVLPLIQGQSQGWPLWTWLCLAGSAALFALFALHQSRLAAHPVLDPRLLREPGFAVGILAQLGFNLGQASFFLVLALYLQMGHGLDALGSGLLFVSIGGGYLLTSLNAHRVAARLGRGAVALGTAGMAAGLGVLALTAQCVGTAGSAWWLAPGMFLDGLGMGLVIAPLTGSTLAAVRPRLVGSAAGAVATTQQVGNALGVALLGILFYRAVHQGWTHAFVLSMLVLAVLELAVAALSRLLPKN from the coding sequence ATGACCATCACCCTGCCCTCCCCCCGGCTCGTCGCCGAGGAGCAGCGCCCGCCCCGCGGCCTGCTCACCGTGCTGCTCACCGCGTCGTTCGTGACCACCCTCGACTTCTTCGTGGTCAACGTCGCGATCCCCTCGCTGCAGGCCCGGCTGCACGCCGGCCCGGCGGGCATCCAGTGGGTGGTGGCCGGCTTCGGCCTGGCCCTGGCCGCCGCCCTGGTGCCCGCCGGACGGCTCGGCGACCGGTTCGGGCGCCGCCGGATCTTCGCGCTCGGGCTGCTGCTCTTCACCCTCTCCTCGGCCGCCTGCGGCCTGGCCCCCAGCACCGGATCACTGATCGCGGGGCGGGTGGTGCAGGGCCTGTCGGCGGCCCTGATGGGCCCGCAGGTGCTGGCCATCCTGCGGCACAGCTACACCGGCGCCGCGCAGGCCAAGGCCTTCGGCCGGTACGCGCTCTCGCTGGGCATCGGCGCGGTGCTCGGCCAGCTGATCGGCGGCCTGCTGATCAAGGCGGATCTCTTCGACCTGGGCTGGCGCACCTGCTTCCTGGTCAACGTGCCGGTCGGCCTGGTCACCCTCGCGGTGGTCAAGCGCTGCGTGCCGGAGTCCCGGGCACCCCTGGAGGTCCCCGCGGCCGGCGGCCGGGGCGGCACCGGCCTGGACCTGGCCGGCAGCGCGCTGGTGGCCGCCGCGCTGACCGCGCTGGTGCTGCCGCTGATCCAGGGCCAGTCGCAGGGCTGGCCGCTGTGGACCTGGCTCTGCCTGGCCGGCTCGGCCGCGCTGTTCGCCCTCTTCGCGCTGCACCAGTCCCGCCTGGCCGCCCACCCGGTGCTCGACCCGCGGCTGCTGCGCGAACCCGGCTTCGCCGTGGGCATCCTCGCCCAGCTCGGCTTCAACCTCGGCCAGGCCTCGTTCTTCCTGGTCCTCGCGCTCTACCTGCAGATGGGGCACGGCCTGGACGCGCTCGGCTCCGGCCTGCTCTTCGTCTCGATCGGCGGCGGCTACCTGCTCACCTCGCTCAACGCGCACCGGGTCGCCGCCCGGCTCGGCCGCGGTGCCGTGGCGCTGGGCACCGCGGGCATGGCCGCGGGACTGGGCGTGCTGGCCCTGACCGCGCAGTGCGTCGGCACCGCCGGGAGCGCCTGGTGGCTGGCCCCGGGGATGTTCCTGGACGGCCTCGGCATGGGCCTGGTGATCGCCCCGCTGACCGGCAGCACGCTGGCCGCGGTCCGCCCGCGACTGGTCGGCTCGGCCGCCGGCGCGGTGGCCACCACCCAGCAGGTCGGCAACGCGCTCGGCGTCGCCCTGCTCGGCATCCTCTTCTACCGCGCGGTCCACCAGGGTTGGACCCACGCCTTCGTGCTGAGCATGCTGGTGCTGGCCGTCCTGGAGCTCGCGGTGGCCGCGCTCTCCCGGCTGCTGCCGAAGAACTGA